A segment of the Mangrovimonas sp. YM274 genome:
TTTCTTTTGAGGTACAAAGTAAAATCATTTCAAAAGAAATTTACTTACTTTTAGTGAAAATTTAAGACATGGATTGGATTTTTGATGTCATTTACAAAAACAGAATTTTATTAAAGGGAATCTTGGAGCAGTTGAGTTTAAAGGAGCTTAATACCATTCCTTCGGGGTTTAAGAACAATGTTATTTGGAACATAGCCCACACCATTGCCACCCAACAAATTTTGGTTTATAAATTGTCTGGTTTGCCAACCTTGGTTTCGGATGAATTTATAGAGCAGTTTAGAAAGGGGACAAAACCGGAGCGTGAAGTGACACAAGAGGAAGTAGACAACATCAAGGACTTGTTGTTTGCTACTTTGGAACAAACAAAAATGGACTACGCCAATCAAATTTTTAATTCTTATAACGAATATACTACCAGTACAAATAGTACTT
Coding sequences within it:
- a CDS encoding DinB family protein, with protein sequence MDWIFDVIYKNRILLKGILEQLSLKELNTIPSGFKNNVIWNIAHTIATQQILVYKLSGLPTLVSDEFIEQFRKGTKPEREVTQEEVDNIKDLLFATLEQTKMDYANQIFNSYNEYTTSTNSTLTCVEDAIGFNCFHEGIHLGYILALKKSI